In the Tribolium castaneum strain GA2 chromosome 1, icTriCast1.1, whole genome shotgun sequence genome, one interval contains:
- the SLO2 gene encoding potassium channel subfamily T member 2, whose protein sequence is MSMYFFRLHNLRRAEEDKKKKQQSRRRGKVVGCHRLTTNALTLAPSRLFERPPLTPSDSLDEVALQIPRVRVEYYVNENTFKERLQLYFIKNQRSSLRIRIANLFLKLLSCILYIIRVVTDLDPTYAACYGCTPGDKSEYIISANLTEEKFQENPIINWDAILWVNRPLELWIVQVVLAMISLTEALLLAYLGYKGNIWQQLLSFHFILEIVNTIPFTLTLFYPPLRNLFIPVFLNCWLAKHALENMFNDLHRAMQKSQSALSQQLTILSATLVCLVFTSVCGIQHFQRAGHRHLNLFQATYYVVVTFSTVGYGDFVPDIWPSQLYMVIMICVALIVLPTQFEQLAFTWMERQKLGGSYSSHRAQSEKHVVVCSTTLHADTIMDFLNEFYAHPLLQDYYVVLLSPMELDTTMRMILQVPIWAQRVIYIQGSCLKDGDLARARMNEAEACFVLAARNYADKTAADEHTILRSWAVKDFAPNVAQYVQIFRPENKIHVKFAEYVVCEDEFKYALLANNCTCPGASTLVTLLLHTSRGQEGQQSQEEWHRLYGRCSGNEIYHITLGDSRFFGEYEGKSFTYASFHSHRKYGVALVGVRPAELPEFYEDTILLNPGPRHIMKKSDTCYYMSITKEENSSFTVANQPQGNNNNTSTEPVIVTAEEKSQAPATKDGTGSPQLILQVPTCVTTFPDNAGLSDSRQCLKESSPGSTTIDVSITGNHLDIPRSGDNPNLLSPEMINQRRNSRRPSILPVPDMFTSSSLNIPQDVADEGDESEDELEDDVPWRSPSEKIASSLTDDSGDSERPAWHDECARIVKGFPPVSPYIGVSPTLCYLLKEKKPLCCLQLAQVCEHCSYRNARDYQWQNKTIILAADYASNGIYNFIIPLRAHFRSKTSLNPIILLLERRPDIAFLDAISYFPLVYWMLGTIDCLDDLLRAGITLAENVVVVNKELSNSAEEDSLADCNTIVAVQTMFKFFPSIKSITELSQSSNMRFMQFRAHDKYALHLSKMEKVNMKPFHGHVFPREKERGSHISYMFRLPFAAGSVFSASMLDTLLYQAFVKDYVITFVRLLLGIDQAPGSGFLTSMKITKDDMWIRTYGRLYQKLCSTTCEIPIGIYRTQDTSLSDSSHVSMSAPSSAWSSCVRVPSLDEELGPDRVGVTYRPKEGTNCLGCTDRRNSMFSINMADEAKDNHEQQIERAEIANLVRSRMESLNLPTIDYNDVSEKRNSLSYVIINPSCDLKLEEGDIIYLVRPSPFSAQKTFERHNSRRKSNISFCSQTLIQQMAAASQAGSRRGSGLGLTGYQSPRPPPLSTTKSNSLSLPDSPTVAGYQRGRSNSLRVIDDILLRRSNSLRQGLTSVGSGRRKSSLEDIGLSHFSTNYNNPIKIALNGSIGLEVTPPEENSPPVISSNTAMVVNAAAHTGSTISLAQSGLPSSSSSLPQPLNLGINVPTNFGEAAPVQQAALPPPAAPTDPQHLQGTIV, encoded by the exons ATGTCTATGTACTTCTTCCGGCTGCACAACCTCCGCAGGGCCGAGGAGgacaaaaagaaaaagcagCAGAGCAGAAGAAGAGGCAAAGTTGTGGGCTGTCATCGGCTAACGACTAACGCTCTGACACTGGCGCCAAGCAGACTCTTCGAAAGACCACCGCTTACGCCATCGGACAGTCTTGACGAGGTGGCTTTGCAGATTCCCAG GGTGCGAGTGGAGTATTATGTCAATGAAAATACATTTAAGGAACGACTGCAACTGTACTTcattaaaaatcaaagatCTA GTCTTAGGATACGAATagccaatttatttttaaaattattgtcatGCATTCTGTACATAATCCGAGTTGTCACAGATCTCGATCCCACATATGCGGCATG TTACGGATGTACGCCAGGCGACAAATCCGAATATATTATATCGGCCAATCTAACCGAagaaaaatttcaagaaaacCCAATCATCAACTGGGATGCTATTCTGTGGGTGAACCGCCCCCTGGAACTTTGGATAGTACAAGTGGTATTGGCCATGATTAGCCTAACGGAGGCTCTTCTACTGGCCTATCTCGGATACAAA GGAAACATCTGGCAGCAGCTGTTATCCTTTCATTTCATCTTAGAAATTGTGAATACAATTCCGTTTACATTAACG CTTTTTTACCCCCCGTTAAGGAACCTCTTCATTCCAGTATTCCTAAATTGTTGGTTAGCGAAACATGCGTTAGAAAATATGTTC AACGATCTTCATCGAGCGATGCAGAAATCGCAATCTGCCTTGTCTCAACAGCTCACGATATTATCCGCAACTCTTGTGTGTCTCGTATTTACAAG CGTCTGCGGCATCCAGCACTTTCAAAGGGCCGGCCATCGCCACCTCAACCTCTTCCAAGCGACGTACTACGTGGTGGTGACCTTCTCCACGGTGGGCTACGGCGACTTCGTCCCCGACATCTGGCCCTCGCAGCTGTACATGGTGATCATGATCTGCGTGGCCCTCATCGTGCTCCCCACACAG TTCGAGCAGCTGGCCTTCACGTGGATGGAGCGCCAGAAGCTGGGGGGCTCGTACTCGTCGCACCGCGCCCAGAGCGAGAAGCACGTGGTGGTGTGCAGCACAACTTTGCACGCTGACACCATCATGGACTTCCTCAACGAGTTCTACGCCCATCCGCTCCTGCAGGACTACTACGTGGTGCTGCTGTCGCCCATGGAGCTGGACACCACCATGCGGATGATCCTCCAGGTGCCCATCTGGGCGCAGAGGGTGATCTACATCCAAGGCTCGTGTTTGAAGGACGGGGACCTGGCGAGGGCAAGGATGAACGAGGCGGAGGCCTGCTTTGTGCTGGCTGCCAGGAATTACGCGGACAAAACGGCAGCG gacGAACACACGATACTGCGCTCGTGGGCCGTCAAAGACTTTGCTCCAAATGTCGCACAATACGTCCAGATTTTTCGGCCTGAGAACAAAATCCACGTCAAGTTTGCGGAATACGTGGTCTGTGAAGACGAGTTCAAGTACGCCCTTCTGGCAAACAACTGCACCTGTCCGGGGGCCTCCACTCTAGTCACGCTGCTTCTTCACACTTCCAGGGGGCA GGAAGGCCAGCAGTCTCAAGAGGAGTGGCACCGGCTGTACGGCCGGTGTTCGGGCAACGAAATCTACCATATCACCTTAGGCGACAGCCGCTTTTTCGGCGAATACGAGGGCAAGAGCTTCACATACGCCAGCTTCCATTCGCACAGAAA ATATGGGGTGGCTTTGGTGGGCGTACGTCCCGCCGAACTGCCAGAATTTTACGAGGACACCATCCTGCTGAACCCCGGCCCCAGACACATCATGAAGAAGAGCGACACTTGCTACTACATGAGCATCACCAAGGAGGAAAACTCGTCGTTCACGGTCGCCAACCAACCGCAAggaaacaacaacaacacttCCACCGAACCTGTGATCGTTACGGCAGAGGAAAAGAGTCAAGCACCCGCCACCAAAGACGGTACCGGCTCTCCTCAACTAATTCTGCAAGTTCCCACCTGTGTCA CCACGTTTCCGGACAATGCCGGTCTGAGCGACTCGCGGCAGTGTCTGAAGGAGTCCTCGCCCGGATCCACAACGATCGACGTGTCGATCACCGGCAACCACTTAGACATCCCCCGGAGCGGCGACAACCCCAACCTCCTCAGTCCGGAAATGATAAACCAGCGCCGGAACTCCCGGAGGCCCAGCATCCTCCCCGTGCCGGACATGTTCACCAGCTCGTCGCTGAACATCCCCCAGGACGTGGCCGACGAGGGCGACGAGAGCGAGGACGAGCTGGAGGACGACGTCCCGTGGCGGTCGCCCAGCGAGAAAATAGC GTCCAGTCTTACAGACGACTCTGGGGACTCGGAGAGACCCGCATGGCATGACGAATGTGCCCG CATCGTAAAAGGTTTCCCACCAGTGTCACCGTACATCGGAGTTAGTCCCACCCTGTGTTACTTGCTCAAAGAAAAGAAGCCTCTGTGCTGTTTGCAACTAGCTCAAGTGTGCGAACACTGCAGCTACCGTAACGCCCGCGATTACCAATGGCAGAACAAGACCATCATTTTGGCTGCCGATTACGCCTCGAACGGAATCTACAACTTTATCATACCGTTGAGGGCGCATTTCCGATCCAAGACCTCGCTCAATCCGATCATATTGCTGCTGGAAAGGCGGCCGGATATTGCATTCTTGGATGCTATTTCGTACTTTCCTCTTGTTTACTGGATGCTGGGCACAATTGATTG CTTGGATGATTTGCTCCGAGCTGGGATCACGCTAGCGGAAAACGTCGTTGTAGTTAATAAGGAGTTGTCGAATTCGGCCGAAGAGGATTCCCTAGCGGATTGCAACACGATAGTGGCGGTGCAAACGATGTTCAA gTTTTTTCCCAGCATTAAAAGCATCACCGAGCTTTCCCAATCATCCAACATGCGATTCATGCAGTTCAGAGCACACGACAAATATGCACTCCATCTATCCAAAATGGAAAAGGTAAATATGAAACCTTTTCATGGACACGTTTTTCCG AGGGAAAAGGAGCGAGGTTCTCACATTTCGTACATGTTCCGGTTGCCTTTCGCAGCTGGCAGTGTATTTAGCGCCAGCATGCTGGACACGTTGCTGTACCAGGCCTTCGTCAAGGACTATGTAATCACCTTCGTTCGGCTGCTACTGGGAATCGACCAAGCCCCAGGTTCCGGCTTCCTCACTTCG ATGAAGATCACGAAGGATGATATGTGGATAAGAACTTACGGTCGGCTGTATCAGAAGTTGTGTTCGACAACGTGCGAGATTCCCATCGGTATTTATCGGACGCAAGACACCTCTTTGTCGGACTCCTCTCATGTGAGTATGAGCGCCCCTTCATCAGCCTGGTCGAGCTGCGTGCGTGTGCCATCG CTTGACGAGGAACTTGGACCCGACAGAGTAGGTGTAACTTACCGACCCAAGGAGGGCACGAATTGCTTGGGGTGTACTGACCGACGTAACTCGATG TTTTCGATCAATATGGCGGACGAGGCAAAGGATAATCACGAGCAGCAGATAGAAAGAGCCGAAATTGCTAATCTTGTTAGATCAAGAATGGAAAGTTTAAATCTACCAACCATTGATTATAACGACGTTAGCGAGAAAAGAAATAGTTTGTCGTATGTCATCATCAATCCCAGTTGCGACCTCAAGTTGGAGGAAGGCGACATTAT tTATCTGGTGCGTCCGAGTCCTTTCTCAGCCCAAAAGACCTTCGAACGCCACAACAGCCGTCGCAAATCGAACATTAGCTTCTGTTCTCAGACCCTCATCCAGCAAATGGCAGCGGCATCTCAAGCTGGCAGTCGTCGTGGTTCCGGCTTAGGCCTAACCGGCTACCAATCCCCACGACCTCCGCCACTGTCCACCACAAAATCAAACTCCCTTTCCCTTCCCGACAGCCCAACAGTGGCGGGGTACCAACGCGGCCGCTCCAACTCGCTGCGAGTCATTGACGACATCCTCCTGCGTCGCTCAAACTCACTCAGACAGGGACTGACAAGTGTAGGTAGTGGCCGAAGGAAAAGCAGTTTGGAAGACATAGGACTATcgcatttttcaacaaattacaACAATCCGATTAAGATAGCTCTGAATGGGAGTATCGGTCTGGAGGTGACTCCTCCGGAGGAGAACAGTCCTCCAGTGATTTCCAGTAATACGGCGATGGTGGTGAACGCAGCAGCGCACACCGGAAGCACCATAAGTTTAGCACAAAGTGGCCTGCCTAGTTCTAGTAGTTCTTTACCTCAACCGCTCAACCTCGGCATCAACGTGCCTACGAACTTCGGGGAGGCGGCGCCGGTGCAACAGGCGGCTCTGCCGCCCCCAGCCGCCCCCACGGACCCCCAGCACCTCCAAGGGACGATCGTATGA